One part of the Francisella adeliensis genome encodes these proteins:
- the epsC gene encoding serine O-acetyltransferase EpsC, with product MSEFQRIIDADNLWSIISKEAQSMVNEHNVLSEFYKKNIIQHDSLEKALAYIIASKLSDSVEYITEWQSNILKIMQECPNIAESAKEDLLCQLIENASIKDHHTPLLYFNGYLALQCYRIAHYYWTKNNYTMASYIQGKVTSLFSVDIHPAAIIGKGIFMDHAFGIVVGETAVIEDGVTIFHGVTLGGKGKLQGDRHPKVRKNVFIGSGATILGNIEIGEGAKIASGAVVIKPVSPGDTMIGSISKSISTINKS from the coding sequence ATGAGTGAATTTCAACGAATTATAGATGCTGATAATTTATGGAGTATTATTTCTAAAGAAGCACAATCTATGGTAAATGAACATAATGTACTTTCTGAATTTTATAAAAAAAACATCATTCAACACGATAGTTTAGAGAAAGCTCTTGCTTATATTATTGCTAGTAAATTGAGCGATTCTGTAGAGTATATTACGGAATGGCAAAGCAATATACTAAAAATAATGCAGGAATGTCCAAATATTGCAGAGTCAGCGAAAGAAGATCTGCTATGTCAGTTAATTGAAAATGCATCAATAAAGGATCATCATACTCCTTTATTATACTTTAATGGTTACCTAGCATTGCAATGTTATCGTATTGCTCATTATTACTGGACTAAAAATAACTATACTATGGCTAGCTACATTCAGGGTAAGGTTACATCATTATTCTCAGTTGATATCCACCCTGCAGCTATTATTGGTAAAGGTATTTTTATGGATCATGCCTTTGGAATTGTCGTTGGAGAAACAGCTGTTATTGAAGACGGTGTAACAATTTTTCATGGAGTAACACTTGGAGGAAAAGGAAAACTTCAAGGTGACCGCCACCCTAAAGTTCGCAAAAATGTATTTATCGGTTCTGGAGCTACAATCTTAGGGAATATTGAAATTGGTGAAGGTGCTAAAATAGCAAGTGGAGCCGTCGTTATTAAACCAGTTTCACCAGGCGATACAATGATTGGAAGTATATCTAAATCAATAAGTACAATAAATAAGTCTTAA
- a CDS encoding VOC family protein encodes MSKKNHLGIDHPLVAVRSIDKAVEDFTRLGFFINPRHHHPWGTDNHLLMFPENFIEVISIYDDTKLDLPNEKGFTFGRFISDSINRREGISLVALHSTDARKDHELLENNKVENSGIVDFRRIAHLPNGTTEVCVSLVMLINNKFPSVSHFLCHQHNPETIWMKEWMEHPNGANGITSVSYVTHNPDDLYSHFCGIYGADKITKNKPGYMTVQTDRGVFEILSKPQANERFAGIDIPLTDDQLPSGIAISVSTKSISKAKSHLDNNKVEYIQTTDNCLLIPAHYAGNTIIEIHQDII; translated from the coding sequence ATGAGTAAGAAAAATCATTTAGGAATTGATCATCCGCTAGTTGCTGTAAGAAGTATAGATAAAGCAGTTGAAGATTTTACCCGTTTAGGTTTCTTTATTAACCCTCGTCATCATCATCCCTGGGGTACAGATAACCATTTATTGATGTTTCCAGAAAATTTTATTGAGGTAATTAGTATATATGATGATACTAAATTAGATTTACCGAATGAAAAAGGGTTTACCTTTGGTAGATTTATAAGTGATTCTATAAATCGTCGAGAAGGTATTTCATTAGTTGCTCTACATAGTACAGATGCACGAAAAGACCATGAACTATTAGAAAATAATAAAGTTGAAAACTCGGGTATTGTTGATTTTCGTAGAATTGCTCACTTACCAAATGGAACAACAGAAGTTTGTGTGTCTTTAGTAATGCTAATAAATAATAAGTTTCCATCGGTTTCACACTTTCTATGTCATCAACATAACCCTGAAACAATATGGATGAAGGAATGGATGGAACATCCAAATGGTGCTAATGGAATTACAAGTGTCTCGTATGTTACACATAATCCAGATGATTTATACTCACATTTTTGTGGTATTTATGGAGCGGATAAAATAACTAAAAATAAACCAGGTTATATGACTGTGCAAACAGATCGAGGAGTGTTTGAAATTTTATCTAAACCTCAAGCTAATGAGCGTTTTGCAGGTATTGATATCCCATTGACTGATGATCAGCTTCCAAGTGGTATAGCTATTAGTGTTAGTACTAAGTCTATTAGTAAAGCTAAATCACATCTTGATAACAATAAAGTTGAATATATTCAAACTACTGATAACTGCTTACTAATACCTGCTCACTATGCAGGCAATACTATTATCGAGATACATCAAGATATTATATAA
- a CDS encoding M20 aminoacylase family protein, with product MILLESELHKAMRDWRRDIHKHPETAYEEHRTSAKVAELLTSFGLDVVRGLAITGVVATLKGRLGDGPLIGLRADMDALNLQELNTFSHCSHHDGKMHACGHDGHTAMLLGAAKYLADAPDFSGTVVFIFQPAEEGEAGAKSMIADGLFDDFNVDAVYGMHNWPGLEEGKFATHNGPVMAGMDLFDITITGKGGHAGMPHLGVDPIAAAGQLINSLQNIVSREIPPLESGVISITKMSGGEAYNVIPNEVTLSGTVRSFSTEVQNKIEDRMRQQVESLSLSFGAKGNLDYRRIYPATINDPKHFEICTNVATSLVGNDNVDSFSHPSMGSEDFAFMLEKRPGAYIWIGNGVTKDGASGLHNPFYDFNDNILVLGANYWVNLVQKVCVTS from the coding sequence ATGATTTTACTAGAAAGTGAATTGCATAAAGCTATGCGTGACTGGCGACGAGATATTCATAAACACCCAGAAACAGCATATGAAGAACATCGAACTTCTGCTAAAGTGGCAGAGTTACTTACTAGTTTTGGTTTAGATGTTGTAAGAGGACTCGCTATTACAGGAGTTGTAGCAACATTAAAAGGTAGACTCGGTGACGGTCCTTTAATAGGCTTGAGAGCGGATATGGATGCGTTGAACTTACAAGAATTAAATACTTTTTCTCATTGCTCTCACCATGATGGAAAAATGCATGCTTGTGGTCATGATGGACATACAGCCATGTTGCTAGGGGCAGCAAAATATTTAGCGGATGCACCTGATTTTTCAGGCACTGTGGTATTTATTTTTCAACCAGCAGAAGAAGGAGAAGCTGGTGCCAAATCAATGATTGCAGACGGTTTGTTTGATGATTTTAATGTCGATGCTGTCTATGGTATGCATAATTGGCCAGGACTTGAAGAAGGTAAGTTTGCGACACATAATGGTCCTGTTATGGCTGGGATGGATCTCTTTGACATCACAATTACAGGAAAAGGGGGTCACGCTGGCATGCCACATTTAGGCGTTGACCCTATTGCAGCTGCTGGACAACTTATTAATTCACTTCAAAATATTGTTAGCCGTGAAATACCCCCTTTAGAATCAGGAGTTATTAGTATAACAAAAATGTCTGGCGGTGAAGCCTATAATGTAATACCTAATGAAGTTACTCTATCGGGTACAGTTCGTTCATTTTCTACTGAAGTCCAAAATAAAATAGAAGATAGAATGAGGCAACAGGTAGAAAGTTTATCTCTATCTTTCGGCGCTAAAGGTAACCTTGATTATAGACGGATTTATCCTGCGACAATCAACGATCCAAAACATTTTGAGATTTGCACCAATGTTGCAACCTCTTTAGTTGGTAACGATAATGTAGATTCATTCTCTCATCCTAGCATGGGATCAGAAGATTTTGCATTTATGTTAGAGAAACGACCAGGTGCGTATATTTGGATTGGAAATGGAGTAACTAAAGATGGCGCTTCTGGCCTACATAATCCTTTTTACGACTTTAATGACAATATTCTTGTTTTAGGTGCTAACTACTGGGTTAATTTAGTTCAAAAAGTATGTGTTACTTCGTGA
- a CDS encoding LysR family transcriptional regulator, which yields MKHITKFRYLNSKRLVYLYQVISLGSIRSAADKLNISPSSISRQISLLEQELSCTLIQRHNKGVVLTEAGKTVLDFYHKQQLDKEICISKLQALQGLQSGHIKLSIGEGFITDLMMNFIPDFNRKYPGITISISVDSTNDMLRKIETGESHIALAFNPSENQNINSVIIADQPVYAIASPDHELATSQKNITLKQLGEYPIALQENNFGIRSLLAKTEIEKNVYLKPVLTTNSISTLKYFALSGIGITFLPKFVVSEELNNNKLIALKTTTEGSIMGQSHLLVHAKRELPECSHKFLQLINSWMKKIKDNKSHEQLLQ from the coding sequence TTGAAGCATATTACTAAATTTAGATATTTAAATAGTAAAAGACTTGTATATCTTTACCAAGTTATTAGTTTAGGGTCTATTAGATCTGCTGCTGATAAACTAAATATTTCACCATCATCTATCAGTCGTCAAATTTCTTTATTGGAGCAAGAACTTTCTTGCACTTTAATTCAAAGACACAATAAAGGTGTTGTTCTTACTGAAGCTGGGAAGACTGTGCTTGATTTTTATCATAAGCAACAACTTGATAAAGAGATTTGTATTTCTAAATTACAGGCTTTACAAGGACTACAATCTGGACACATAAAACTATCAATTGGCGAAGGTTTTATAACAGATTTGATGATGAATTTTATTCCTGATTTTAATCGCAAATATCCCGGAATCACTATTTCTATTAGTGTTGATAGCACAAATGATATGCTGCGTAAAATTGAAACAGGAGAGTCTCATATCGCTTTAGCATTTAACCCATCTGAGAATCAAAATATTAATTCAGTCATTATTGCTGATCAGCCTGTTTATGCTATTGCCTCACCGGATCATGAATTAGCTACATCACAGAAGAACATTACTTTGAAGCAACTAGGCGAATACCCTATTGCATTACAAGAAAATAATTTTGGTATACGAAGCTTACTTGCAAAAACTGAAATTGAGAAAAATGTATATTTAAAACCTGTTTTAACCACGAACTCTATTTCAACACTTAAGTACTTTGCTTTATCAGGTATAGGAATTACATTTTTGCCTAAATTTGTTGTTTCTGAAGAGTTAAACAATAATAAGCTCATAGCTTTAAAAACAACAACGGAAGGTTCAATCATGGGGCAATCGCATCTACTTGTACATGCTAAGCGTGAATTACCTGAATGTTCTCATAAGTTTTTACAACTTATTAATTCTTGGATGAAAAAAATTAAGGACAATAAAAGTCATGAGCAATTGCTACAATAA
- a CDS encoding APC family permease, translating into MSNCYNKKPSLISTIALGITCMLGSGWLFAAYYAAKNTGPSAYISWIIGAILALILSLLLAEMTCSHTKETSFFTRLFTISHKNEDFGFITSSAAWLALVVTIASEASATIQYLSAAFPVLEPYIYVDSNLTNIGILLVILVLSLYVLVNFWGIRFLVKVSNVITLFKIIIPTSTVIILMVAAFHTSNFTSHGFAPYGYGNIFSTVVDSGIFYSFYGFAILATFSSELDNPKRNIPIALAASIFIILAIYLGLQTAFIGALPVEMVAKGWAHLDFSSPLAQLLLLFQINILAIWATVIYLDAMVSPSGTGVVYAASASRMLQGMAEDRQAPAYFKKTHPIYNFSHRSLIFTILVCMGVVVFFKNWQDIVIVVTVFQLLSVVAIPVSYTKFKLNESAQHKSIKQFRMPCGKVLSYFMFLFITYMLAQAKVEILVLVLILSLVMFLFYSVTSYKYQIRKVLISLASSCSIFAYMAFSIVIGYMNEYGVLFQPLYFLCFIVISTIMYSWLLSQKNYHK; encoded by the coding sequence ATGAGCAATTGCTACAATAAAAAACCAAGTCTTATATCAACTATAGCTCTCGGTATAACTTGCATGTTAGGAAGTGGATGGCTATTTGCAGCATATTATGCTGCAAAGAATACTGGTCCATCAGCATATATATCGTGGATTATTGGTGCAATCTTGGCACTTATTTTATCGCTGTTATTAGCAGAGATGACATGTTCACATACTAAAGAAACGTCTTTTTTTACTAGACTTTTTACAATTAGCCATAAAAATGAAGATTTTGGATTTATAACATCAAGTGCTGCCTGGTTAGCCCTTGTTGTTACTATTGCATCTGAAGCATCAGCAACTATCCAATATTTAAGTGCGGCATTCCCTGTTTTAGAGCCTTATATATATGTTGATAGTAACCTTACAAATATAGGAATACTCCTTGTCATCTTAGTTTTAAGCTTATATGTTCTTGTAAACTTCTGGGGTATCCGTTTTTTAGTTAAAGTTAGCAATGTTATTACATTATTTAAAATCATTATCCCTACTTCAACAGTAATAATTTTAATGGTAGCAGCATTTCATACTAGCAATTTCACTTCTCATGGGTTTGCACCATACGGCTATGGAAATATTTTCAGTACTGTAGTTGACTCTGGGATTTTTTACTCTTTCTATGGTTTTGCGATACTTGCTACTTTTAGTTCAGAATTAGATAACCCCAAAAGAAATATTCCAATTGCTTTAGCTGCATCAATTTTCATTATATTAGCTATATATTTAGGTTTACAGACTGCATTTATTGGTGCTTTACCTGTAGAGATGGTAGCAAAGGGTTGGGCTCATTTAGACTTTAGCTCACCTTTAGCACAATTACTATTACTTTTCCAAATAAATATATTAGCTATATGGGCAACTGTTATATATCTTGATGCTATGGTTAGCCCTTCTGGGACAGGGGTAGTATATGCTGCATCAGCAAGCCGTATGTTACAAGGCATGGCTGAGGATAGACAGGCTCCAGCATATTTTAAAAAAACACACCCTATCTATAATTTTTCTCATCGCTCTCTTATCTTCACTATTTTAGTTTGTATGGGAGTTGTTGTGTTTTTTAAAAATTGGCAAGATATTGTGATTGTTGTTACAGTTTTTCAATTACTATCAGTTGTCGCAATTCCAGTATCTTATACAAAATTCAAATTAAACGAATCTGCACAACATAAAAGCATTAAGCAATTTAGAATGCCTTGTGGCAAGGTTTTAAGTTATTTTATGTTTTTATTTATCACCTATATGTTAGCACAAGCAAAAGTAGAGATTTTAGTACTAGTATTAATACTTAGTCTTGTAATGTTTTTGTTTTATTCTGTAACTAGCTATAAATATCAGATTCGAAAAGTATTGATTTCTTTAGCCTCTTCTTGCAGTATTTTCGCTTATATGGCATTTTCTATTGTTATAGGCTATATGAATGAGTATGGGGTTTTATTTCAG